A window from Neobacillus sp. PS3-40 encodes these proteins:
- a CDS encoding response regulator transcription factor: protein MIRIVIAEDQRMLLGALGSLLSLEDDMEVVGQARNGVEAIQLVDQFQPDVCIMDIEMPGKSGLEAAEELKAVGCKVIILTTFARSGYFQRALKAGVRGYLLKDSPSDELASSIRNVIAGRRIYAPELMDDVYSEENPLTEREMDVLELVADGKNTKEIASQLSITIGTVRNYISTIMDKLEVTNRIEAITQSKAKGWFK, encoded by the coding sequence ATGATTCGTATTGTCATTGCAGAAGATCAGCGAATGTTGCTTGGAGCACTTGGATCATTGCTTAGTTTGGAAGATGATATGGAAGTGGTTGGTCAGGCAAGAAATGGTGTAGAAGCAATCCAGCTAGTTGACCAATTTCAGCCTGATGTTTGTATCATGGATATTGAGATGCCCGGTAAGAGTGGCCTTGAGGCTGCCGAAGAGCTAAAAGCTGTAGGATGCAAAGTGATTATTCTTACAACCTTTGCCCGTTCAGGTTATTTTCAAAGAGCATTAAAGGCTGGGGTAAGGGGCTATTTGTTGAAAGATAGTCCAAGTGATGAATTAGCAAGTTCGATACGAAACGTTATTGCAGGAAGGCGTATTTATGCGCCCGAATTAATGGATGATGTCTATAGTGAGGAAAACCCTCTGACTGAACGAGAGATGGATGTATTAGAGCTTGTGGCTGATGGAAAAAATACCAAAGAAATTGCTAGTCAACTTAGTATTACCATTGGCACGGTAAGAAACTATATCTCGACAATCATGGATAAACTAGAAGTCACTAATCGTATTGAAGCTATAACACAGTCTAAAGCAAAAGGCTGGTTTAAATAA